The genome window CGAATTAGGCTTTTCCTTACCCCCGTCGTATAAAAGTAGGAGTAGACTTTTGCAAACAAGCTGAAGAATACTCACACTGTTCAAGTAAATATAGACAAGGTGATAATTGTTTCCCCTGTCTTACTCCACCCATAAAAATATCAGAATTTAGATTTCAAAAAGAATTTCTCCATGCATGTTTGTTTATCTAAATTAAATAAAGTGATAACAATGTATTGGCTTAATTCCTCCATGTTTGTTCAATATGAATTGaacaaaatgatgaaaatgtttGTTTATGTAACTTGAATAACGTGATAACAATGTTGATTTCATGTCACCTAAAAGATTACTGAAACGTAACACTAGTATTAGTGTAGCATACTATCAAAATATCTATTAAACCATCTAGTATTGCCCGTCAAATTGATCTGTGCAAAGGGGATTCCTCTTCCTTGAAAACTCTAAATAAGATTATAGAGGGCTTGGAATATGTACAGTATAGGTAGTAGCATTCGTATTTCGTATTATTGAGGGTGAAAATACATGTGTAATCTTGCAAAAGTCGTACTATTTTAGGTAAAActaaatttaaataatatttttacatATACGGAGTTTCATGTCACTCGTGTTCTGCAACTTACAGTAATAATTAGGATAGTAACCTTAATTAAACAGTTAATTGAAGTCAAACACAATATTCTCTGCTACGAGATATGAGATTTCCCATTTGCCTTTCTATCTTTTTCACCAAAGTTCTTTCATTCTAGAGTAACAAAGGGATATtatccaaaatttaaaagaaataaactgAAATTATAAATAACAACAACAATGACAACGACAACAACATAACCaccacaacaacaacaacagaaGAACCACAAGATGACACATTGGAAAGTCTACCTTATATTGTAGAATTCAATAATTTATGTTTCCCCCGTGAGGCATGCGCTCTAATTGTTTATTATATAGTGCACCGCATCCTCCTATCTATATATCCCGTTAAACTTGGGTAGTAAATAGACGAGTCATTTTCTCTTCAAGAGGGCAAAAATGGCTTGTACAAGCAACCTTTCCTCCCTATCAAAATCTTGGGCAGTTCTTGATGTCCCTCGTGGAGCTCCAAAGGCAACTGGTTTGTGGCTAAAAAGGCAATTTATCTTCAAAACCTCGCGCATTTGCATGTGCATGCCAACACCAACCGCGACGCAGCCCATTGCAACGCCGTTGATCAGAGATAATGAATCCCTACTCAAATATTTGCGCCAGCCTTCGGTATGTAACGATTTCTTGGTCATCATTAATGGTGTTTCTTACTTGGTATTTTGATGTAGAGAGTCTCTTTTTCTACTATGAACGTCGATATTTTACGTGCAACGCCTAGTATCCAAACTTTTGTTGTTtctcttattattattttcaactttttattgtTGAGcactagttagattaacgatATATTCCATAATTCCAGAACTAATAATGGGATATTTTGGTTTGTTGCAACTAAAACAAACCTCAAGTGAGACTTAAACAAGTGATCTATGGTTCCTAAATTGATTTCTTACATGTTTTTTTGGCGGGATGGAAATATGTATTGTAGGTGCTTCCACATGAAGTTGATGACAGCAGGAAAGAACTACTAGGAAGAACAAGAAGGCAATTGAGATCAACTTCAGAACCCTTAAAGGCCATGAATTTGATTGACACGCTGCAGCGACTGGGATTAGCATACCATTTTGAAGATGATATGAATGCTATATTATCCCAGTTATCTTCAAGTGGTCAATCTGATGGAGATCTCCTTACTACTGCATTGCGTTTTAGATTACTAAGACATAATGGTCACAAAATAAGTTCTGGTAAGATCTTCACCATGCTATCTTTAATTTAGATAAAACAGCTAACTCAATATCTGATAATTGTTTGAATCGTTTACCAAGAAAGAAGGTAAAACTTTTACTGAAAAAGCTTTGTGTTTTGAGTTATCTCCTTCCTCTTTGTCTAGTTTGACGAGAATCTTGCATGATTGCAACTCAGGGGTCAGGACATTGTATGTAGGACGTTGGAAAAGAATATAGCAATTACAACCATAATCCATGATAGTTTTTATTACTTAAAATTCTTTTGGGAGGTTTAGATGGTACTGCTGTTATATGTAATTTATTAGACTTCAAAAATAcattaaatttttgaaagatgTTGATTTAACATTCATCACCAAATCTTTTGTTATCAAGTATTACTGAAAACTCAACTATTTAAGGATTGAGCATATATATGATGATTTGATCATAAGCATAATATGAGCATAAGTTTACCACTACATAAATTAAGCTTATGAATAATCTACCACTACAAATATCTTGAAATGGCTAATAGTACCTCTTCCTTCTGTTTGTTTTGCATTATGTATATTTGCAGTCTTTTTCTATTGGTTTCATGACATCTTTTAAAATTACAGATATTTTCCAGAAGTTCATGGACAAGAATGGAAAATTCAAAGACTCCCTGAAAGAAGATACCATGGGGTTGTTGAGTTTGTATGAAGCCTCACACCTAGCTGCAAATGGAGAAGACATATTGCTGGAGGCCATGGAATTGACTGAAGCCCACCTAAAACAGTCACTTCCTAGCTTACCAACCCAACTTGCTAGAAAGGTTTCTAGTGCCCTGGAACTACCAAGACATAGAAGGATGGCAAGGTTAGAAGCCAGAAGGTATATTCAAGAATACAGTGAGGAAATTGGACACGACCCAAACCTTTTGGAACTAGCCAAATTGGACTACAACAAGGTCCAATCTCTCCACCAAATGGAGTTAACTGAGATATCTAGGTAaaatcccctttttttttgcataatCCATTCCATCAATTGATTGACTACACGGACTTCTTATTAACACTCCCATAATTATGGTAAAGCATGTTTTGCAGCTCATTAAACTATATATGCCTTATTAGTGTTCCCATAATTACGGAGAAAAgatgctttttttttaatgttcttGAATAAAATAGCAATACTAATAATGTCGTTGAATATCTTTTCAGGTGGTGGAAACAATTAGGCCTTGTTGACAAGCTGACCTTTGCTCGAGACAGACCACTGGAATGCTTTCTGTGGACTGTTGGAATACTTCCAGAGCCCAAGTATTCAAACTGCAGAATTGAGTTGGCCAAGACCATTGCCATTTTGTTGGTGATTGATGATATTTTTGACACGCATGGCACAATTGATGAGCTTGTTCTCTTTACAAATGCAATTCGAAGGTAAAATTAGCTCTTCAAATTGTTGTGTGTGAAGAGTTGAAACTACATATTTTGATTGGTTTTAAcatgttgataaatgcaatttgCAGATGGGATCTTGAGGCAATGGAAGGGCTACCTGAATACATGAGAATATGTTACATGGCACTGTACAATACTACTAACGAAATTTGCTACAAGATCCTCAAAGAAAATGGTTGGAGCGTCCTCCCATATCTAAAAGCAACGGTAATACAATCTTTTTCaagcttttcttttccttctttcataAAGGTAAACTATAATTGGTCTCAATAGCTGGCTCTTGAATTGGCTCCCCATAGCTGGTCCCAATCAACAATTTTTGGACAAATATGACATTAtcctatagtaatttttttggaCAAACATGCCTCATTAATTTTCCAACTTGATTTAGAAAGCAAATAGTGGCTGCCATCTTATTATAGTTAAGCCTAATGTTCTGTTTGTCACTTCCGTGATGACAGTGGATAGACATGATTGAAGGGTTTATGCTGGAAGCAAGCTGGTATAACAATGGTCAAGAACCAAACATGGAAGAAtatgtagcaaatggtgttacaACAGCAGGAGCCTACATGGCCATGGTGCATCTATTCTTCCTCATAGGACAAGGGGTCACAGAGGAAAATGTAAAATTGTTGATGAAACCCTATCCTAAGCTCTTTTCCTGCTCGGGCAGAATTCTTCGACTTTGGGATGATTTAGGGACCGCAAAGGTATGATGTTACAATAGTTTCAGAAGCTTTAcaaatttttgtccaaaatcaaAATTGCGgtccaagaaaaaaaatgggaaaaaaaaggcCTTAGATACCTATAATGGACCATCGAATAAAATTTTAAGGTTAATTTTAAGCCTTGTAACAAGTGGAATCTTTGATTTGATCTAAAAATTCTACCATTGTGTCAAATTAGTCCTTAAATTGTCCCACGTGTTATTCTCTGCAATTTGCGATACTCaggtaattttcttggaaggGATAATT of Coffea arabica cultivar ET-39 chromosome 5c, Coffea Arabica ET-39 HiFi, whole genome shotgun sequence contains these proteins:
- the LOC113690162 gene encoding putative monoterpene synthase 8, giving the protein MACTSNLSSLSKSWAVLDVPRGAPKATGLWLKRQFIFKTSRICMCMPTPTATQPIATPLIRDNESLLKYLRQPSVLPHEVDDSRKELLGRTRRQLRSTSEPLKAMNLIDTLQRLGLAYHFEDDMNAILSQLSSSGQSDGDLLTTALRFRLLRHNGHKISSDIFQKFMDKNGKFKDSLKEDTMGLLSLYEASHLAANGEDILLEAMELTEAHLKQSLPSLPTQLARKVSSALELPRHRRMARLEARRYIQEYSEEIGHDPNLLELAKLDYNKVQSLHQMELTEISRWWKQLGLVDKLTFARDRPLECFLWTVGILPEPKYSNCRIELAKTIAILLVIDDIFDTHGTIDELVLFTNAIRRWDLEAMEGLPEYMRICYMALYNTTNEICYKILKENGWSVLPYLKATWIDMIEGFMLEASWYNNGQEPNMEEYVANGVTTAGAYMAMVHLFFLIGQGVTEENVKLLMKPYPKLFSCSGRILRLWDDLGTAKEEQERGDLASSIQLFMRENNITCDEEGRKRILQLIDNLWKDLNWELVSRDAMPLAIIKAAFNMARSSQVVYQHEEESYFSSVDNYVESLFFTPIIN